GACGCACGCATAAAACTAAAAAGACTATATCCTAAAACTCAACATTGAAAGACTACTAGTTTGGAGAAAGTCAAAAGTCTCTTGATGCACAAAACCTATCTTACATCGAAAAGTGCCGAAATTAGCTTAAAGAGGCTTCAAGATCAGTTCAGTAAAATTTACCGAGATTATGAGAAAATTGAAGAGTCAGGGAAAATTAGAGGTGAATTTGGTAAAACTGCTGAAGATTTGATTCTGCAGTACCACTTTATTGCTTTTGGAGACTGGAAGAGTAAGGATTACCAAGATCCCGTTCAGATGATTAATCAGCAGATAAATAACCTAATTAAGGAACGAAAGATAAAAGATGCAGCGAAATTCATCAACACGTACAGTTTGGAATTAAAGGAGAGTTTTGAAACTATGAATACGTTGCTTCTAAGTAGTGATTCTTACCTTCTTGACATATTTGCTCTCAGCCGCCAAGCGACATTTTACCCTCTGCTTATCAAAACCTATAAATTGGACAAATCGAATGCCAAGCATAATTTCAAACAGATTGCACAGTTAATAGAAATTATTTGTTTCCGCCTCAGTATTAGCGGATACAGGGCAGACAAAGGTCGTGAGACCGTCTACGGACTAGCGAAAGATTTTAAGTGGGATTTCCCGCAACTTATAAGGAAACTTCGACATTTTATTCAATCGAACTGCGGCGATCTTGCTTTCAGACGCGCTCTTCAATCGCCTTCCTTTTATTCTGATGTAAATCTAAATGATCAGCGATATCTCTTTTGGAAATACGAGAATTATCTCAGAGAAATAGGTGGCTATCCTGAAATGTCCTATGACGAATTTACCAATGCCAAGCCACGGTCAAAATTCTCAATGGAACACATCATCCCACAAAACCCCAATGAGAGTAACGTTGTTGTAGATGATTCAATCCTATCAACCACCGATTTTAAATCTCAAGAATTCAAAGAGAACTATCTCCAAAGTATTGGGAATTTGACAATTGACCCACTCTCAGCGAATGCCAGCAAATCGAATCAAGCCTTTGAATACAAAAATCAAAAGTATTTTCGCAGGGCACCGCTCATGGCGCAAAACGAATTGATCGATTTCCTGAATGATAAAACAGGACAATGGGATAAAGTTTCTATTTCAAATAGAGCGCAGGCGATTCGTTTGTTTGCTTCGGAACGTTGGAATCCTCGGAAACTGGGGCAGAAATCCTCGGAAATTGACGAGGCGATCCGTTCCCAAATATCTATAGAAAAAGAGATGGAAGATATATGGGAAGATATATGGGAAGAGGATCAGTTATCTACAGAGGAACCTGCCCAATAGTAAAGACCTTTTTTTTAGGACAACTAAATATCTTGACAAAAGCATATTTCTGTTGCTTTTTGGCATTCATGTGTTATAATTGATTTTGAGAGAGGCGTGTAAATATTTTGTCAAAAGTTTTGACAGTTGGTACTTTGTTAGTGATTGTCTAAATCTCGGGTTACGTGGACTTTTGCCGGATTATAGATGCCGCCCCTACGGGGCTTGGATCTCTTGATAAACGGATACTATACAGATGTCGTCCCTACGGGACTGAAGAAATACCAAGGCCTTACACACCACTATACACCCTTACCGTTCTGAGTGAGGATTTTAGAGGGAAAACATTGAATGACTTATGTTGACGGATTATTGTCATCGTTGACGCGTGTCAAGAAAGCACGCTCATTACGCGCCTCCTCGTGGGACACGACAGGCAGAAATAACGATGCATGGAATATCGAACCCGGTGAAACTCGTGTTATTGCGGACATTCAAGGACCCGGATGTATCAACCATATCTGGATGACGCAGCCAAACGGTTACCGAAACGTCCTGATTCGGATGTTCTGGGACGATGAGGAACATCCGAGTGTTCTATGTCCATTAGGCGACTTTTTCGGACTCGGCAACGAAATCGTTAATTCGTATGACTCCATCCCCTTCTCTGCCTCCACACACCAAAACAACACATTCAATACAGGTTGCGCGCTTAATTGCTACTTGCAGATGCCCTTTAATCGCAGTGCAAGGATAGAACTCGTCAACGAGGGCGATACAACCCACCGTCAATACTTCTACATCGATTATGAACTGTATCCCGAACCGCACGGTGACGATGTCGCCTATTTCCATGCCCAATTCCACCGTGAAAACCCTTGTGACGGATGGGGACATGAAATTACTGTGAATACCCCGGAAGCCAATATTATCAATGCCGAACGACTCGCGTGGGATAACAATTACCTTATCCTGTCCGCCGAAGGTAGAGGGCACTATATCGGTTGTAATCTGTCAGTGACCAACTTTCAAGGCACATGGTGGGGTGAAGGTGATGATATGATCTGGGTCGATGGTTACAAATGGCCCCCCGATTTGCACGGCACAGGTTCAGAGGACTACCTTAACCAAGCGTGGGGGATGCAACAAAACGCTTATGCACACAACGGATCTGCTATTCACGAAAACAACACTGATGGCTACCAGACCTCTTATGTTTATCACATCGAAAACCCTATCCGCTTCGAGAAGGAGATTCGGGTTACGATAGAGCACGGACACGGCAATCACCTCAGTAATGAAACGTCTTCCGTCGCATACTGGTACCAAATTGAGCCGCACGCCCCGTTTGGCATTTTGCCTGTCGCTCAACGCAAACCGGTACTGAAGGATGAATCCGGTGCCTGGCAGATTGAGGCTTCTGCGCAAACGTCCTCAGTGGAAATCGTGCTCAACGATGAGATGAAGCAGATGAAACAGAAATGGAGCCGGTTGTAAGCCAAAGCACTTAGCCTGAAACGAAGTGGAAGGCGAATATACGGAAAGGCACATCAAATTTCCAACCCAACTTACCGAACCGCAAGGAATAATTAAAAAATGCCCATCGGTTTTCAACACTTTTTAGCCGCCTGCATCGGACAAACGGAGGAAGAAAACGATCATCCCGACGATGCACAGCATGATGACGAACCTCAAACGGAATTGGAACTCGCAACGGATGATAACCCCGTAAGTGATGCTGATCCCGTAGATACTCCAGTTTCCGAACACACGGAAAGCAAAGAGAACGATGCCCCGTCTCCATCGGAGGAAGCACCGCTGACAGAGGATGCTTCCCCTGTCACTACAGACGAAGATGCCGAAACGCATACGGACAGCGATCCATCCGAGATAGGCGACAGTCCTGAAGCAGACGAAGATAACGTTCCTGAGGAGGTTACCAACCTTGATGCCTCTGAAGGTGAAGAGGCACCCCAATCATTAGAAGGTGCCGATTCGGCTTCTGAAGACGAGGTGGAAATTGCCCTGCCTGAGACAGAAATCGAGGATGCCGTGGAGGAAAGCCCACAGGTTGCTGACAGCGAAGTTCCAAAAACTGAAACGCAAGAAACAGACGAAACAGCCCCAAGTGATGATACTGAAGCGGAACCTGAACCTCCACCGTTGGAGCTTGGGATTATTGAGGAAATTTATGACTTCGTAGAGATGTTTGAACAAGGCACCGTTTCTGGGACAGAGCAAGCATCCGCCAGCGGTACAGATTCCTCAGGTGGTGTGGTAAAACCTGCCATTTTTGAACATCCAACCCCAACAGAAACCGCGAGAATTGACTATACACTCTCACTCCCCGATACCGATGACAAAGAGAAACTTTTCTTACACTTTTCGATCGGCTTGCGGGATGGTGTCGTATTTGACGATGCGGCGCGAACACCCGGGGGTGTAAAATTTTCCATTGAAATTGTCGATCTGCCGAACACAGGTTTGGAGGTTTCCACACCAGAAAGATGCTTTGAATCTGTGTCAACGGAGTGTCACTGGAGAGAAGAAAGCATAGAGCTGACACACTACGCTGGGAAAGAAATCGTCGTCTCATTTTTGACAGAATGCAGCGTAGAAGGCAACAGCAACTACGCGTGGGCGTTGTGGGGTAAACCACAGTTACGCAAACTTAAACAGACATCTCTCCGTAAAAGGAAAAGACAGCCCGATCCAGAAGTCCGATGCGGTCTTGCCATCCTACACTTCAGCGATGATGCGACGCAGCTGCAGGAGTTCAATCAATCCACGTCAACATCGGTTTCCGCGCTAAGGGATATTCTGCTTGAATCACACGAATGGAAAAAACATCCTATCAAGCTATCCATTTACGCAGCACAGCCTAAATTGGAGATTGTGAGCGTAGGTGCGACAGCCGCAGTTGTCGCAGCGGGTGAAGATTTTGAAGTGCAATGCACGCTTCGGAATGTCGGCAGTGCGCCACTCGGTAAGGCAGATACTGCTTGGATCTCTATCAACGGTGTGAAACTACGGCGTGGGCGTCCGAGACAAACGGTCAAAGGACTTGAACCGAATGAAGAAACCTCCAGTTTTTGGGTAGCTCGTCGTCTTTCAAATCCCACTGTAATCCCTATTTCTGTTTCGCTCAAATGCCAAACGTCAGCGGGAGAAGAGCGTCAAACAGCTCAAGGCAGCGTTGCGATTCGTCCTGCCCTGCCTAAACTCACGACGAAAGCCGTGAAAGAACTGCACACCTACACACAAGATGGTAGCGTGGTGTTCGGGAACAAACATCTCCGCATCATTTTTGTCCGTGGTACTGAAGCGACATCAGAGACTGAAAATGAAAACAACTTCGACAAAAAGGCGGCTGGCAGTTTTGCGTACTATGTGCTTTTTGTTGCAAAGGGCAGGAACTATCAACAGGTGGCAACCAGTCCGTTCCTCTCTGAGGTAACCTACTTAGACGCATCGCAAAATCGCCAAACTTTGCAACTCACGCCTACGATCTATCAACTCTCAGGAAACAACAAGGGAGAGTCCATCATCCGTTTAAGTGGTTCGGACACAGATG
Above is a window of Candidatus Poribacteria bacterium DNA encoding:
- a CDS encoding HNH endonuclease family protein, with protein sequence MHKTYLTSKSAEISLKRLQDQFSKIYRDYEKIEESGKIRGEFGKTAEDLILQYHFIAFGDWKSKDYQDPVQMINQQINNLIKERKIKDAAKFINTYSLELKESFETMNTLLLSSDSYLLDIFALSRQATFYPLLIKTYKLDKSNAKHNFKQIAQLIEIICFRLSISGYRADKGRETVYGLAKDFKWDFPQLIRKLRHFIQSNCGDLAFRRALQSPSFYSDVNLNDQRYLFWKYENYLREIGGYPEMSYDEFTNAKPRSKFSMEHIIPQNPNESNVVVDDSILSTTDFKSQEFKENYLQSIGNLTIDPLSANASKSNQAFEYKNQKYFRRAPLMAQNELIDFLNDKTGQWDKVSISNRAQAIRLFASERWNPRKLGQKSSEIDEAIRSQISIEKEMEDIWEDIWEEDQLSTEEPAQ
- a CDS encoding DUF2961 domain-containing protein, producing MTYVDGLLSSLTRVKKARSLRASSWDTTGRNNDAWNIEPGETRVIADIQGPGCINHIWMTQPNGYRNVLIRMFWDDEEHPSVLCPLGDFFGLGNEIVNSYDSIPFSASTHQNNTFNTGCALNCYLQMPFNRSARIELVNEGDTTHRQYFYIDYELYPEPHGDDVAYFHAQFHRENPCDGWGHEITVNTPEANIINAERLAWDNNYLILSAEGRGHYIGCNLSVTNFQGTWWGEGDDMIWVDGYKWPPDLHGTGSEDYLNQAWGMQQNAYAHNGSAIHENNTDGYQTSYVYHIENPIRFEKEIRVTIEHGHGNHLSNETSSVAYWYQIEPHAPFGILPVAQRKPVLKDESGAWQIEASAQTSSVEIVLNDEMKQMKQKWSRL